From one Perca flavescens isolate YP-PL-M2 chromosome 19, PFLA_1.0, whole genome shotgun sequence genomic stretch:
- the sf3b2 gene encoding splicing factor 3B subunit 2 isoform X3 → MASDGPPGTESLPSDLGSAIAALNTWSHPDLQSKLAELGAPTMGPREELMDRLKGYMIQTGILLSKPNDDKPMGSQMPGIPPMPPMPMPPMPPGIGMLQAMSMMPGGPPPPGIHMGMEPPGLPPPGLSQEDQLKMAQHRAAIVLQQEERAKQQAAVLLEQERHQEMVKMQQGPGPRGMPPVNAVRGMDPRGPLPPGVSMMPTQKQRVPPPPGEDNREMWQGEEVSVSGPKIPQALEKILQLKEIRQEQLTDPAEEEDDEGAEMDLNSSSAPVMSETEDDDSQISKKDKNRRRRNRKKKSKKKRALEKKELAEEQQKKESSDKDKDKEKEKDKDKEKDKDKEKDKEPEVEIEYITEEPEIYDPNYIFFKRIFEAFKLTDDVKKEKEKEPEKAEKQEAAVLRKKGFEDEKKDSDDSDEDMRPDVPKLSKKKLRRMNRLTVAELKQLVARPDVVEMHDVTAQEPKLLVHLKATRNTVPVPRHWCFKRKYLQGKRGIEKPPFELPEFIKKTGIQEMREALQEKEDAKTMKTKMREKVRPKMGKIDIDYQKLHDAFFKWQIKPKLTIHGDLYYEGKEFETRLKEKKPGDLSDELRIALGMPVGPNAHKVPPPWLIAMQRYGPPPSYPNLKIPGLNSPIPENCTFGYHAGGWGKPPVDEMGKPLYGDVFGTNAADFQAKAEEEEVDHAPWGELEPSDEESSEEEEEEESDEEKPDETGFFTPADSGLITPGGFSSVPAGMETPELIELRKKKIEEAMDGNETPQLFTVLPERRTGPIGAAMMASTHIYDVSGAMAGRKAGGGQESQGVEVALAPEELELDPMAMTQKYEEHVREQQAQVEKEDFSDMVAEHAAKQKQKKRKAQPQDTRGGAKKYKEFKF, encoded by the exons ATGGCGTCCGACGGACCACCGGGCACCGAATCTCTCCCGTCCGATTTAGGCAGTGCGATTGCGGCATTGAACACATGGAGCCATCCGGACCTTCAGTCCAAGCTGGCGGAGTTGGGAGCGCCCACCATGG GTCCCAGAGAGGAGCTGATGGACCGACTGAAGGGCTACATGATTCAG ACTGGGATACTCCTCAGCAAACCTAATGATGACAAACCAATGGGCTCCCAG atGCCAGGCATCCCCCCCATGCCCCCGATGCCCATGCCACCCATGCCTCCTGGTATAGGCATGCTCCAGGCTATGAGCATGATGCCCGGAGGGCCCCCTCCACCCGGCATCCACATGGGCATGGAGCCCCCAGGTTTGCCCCCTCCCGGCCTATCGCAGGAGGATCAGCTGAAGATGGCCCAGCACAGAGCAGCCATAGTGTTACAGCAGGAGGAGAGAGCCAAGCAGCAG GCTGCAGTGCTGCTGGAACAGGAGCGTCATCAGGAGATGGTTAAGATGCAGCAGGGTCCAGGGCCCAGAGGCATGCCTCCTGTCAACGCAGTGAGAG GTATGGATCCTCGTGGGCCGCTGCCTCCTGGTGTCAGTATGATGCCGACTCAGAAACAGAGAGTGCCACCTCCACCAGGAGAAGATAACCGAGAG ATGTGGCAGGGCGAGGAGGTAAGCGTCAGTGGGCCCAAGATCCCTCAAGCTCTGGAGAAGATCCTCCAGCTGAAGGAGATCAGACAGGAGCAGCTCACCGACCCCGCAG aagaagaagatgacgAGGGAGCAGAGATGGACCTGAACAGCTCCTCTGCACCAGTCATGTCTGAGACCGAAGACGATGACAGTCAGATATCTAAAAAAGAT AAAAACCGCAGACGCAGAAACCGCAAGAAGAAGAGCAAGAAGAAGCGCGCACTGGAGAAGAAGGAGCTGGCGGAGGAGCAGCAGAAGAAGGAGAGCAGCGACAAAGACAaggacaaagagaaagagaaggacaaagacaaagagaaggacaaagacaaagagaagGACAAGGAGCCAGAGGTGGAGATCGAGTATATCACAGAGGAGCCGGAGATCTACGACCCCAACTACATCTTCTTCAAGAGGATCTTTGAGGCGTTTAAG CTGACTGATGATgtgaagaaagagaaggagaaggagccCGAGAAGGCAGAGAAGCAGGAGGCAGCCGTGCTGCGGAAAAAGGGCTTTGAGGATGAGAAGAAAGACAGCGATGACAGCGATGAG GACATGAGACCAGATGTCCCTAAACTCTCAAAGAAGAAGCTGAGGAGGATGAACAGGCTCACTGTGGCCGAACTTAAACAG CTGGTTGCTCGTCCAGATGTAGTGGAGATGCATGATGTGACGGCTCAGGAGCCCAAGCTGCTGGTCCACCTAAAGGCCACCAGGAACACGGTGCCGGTGCCCCGCCACTGGTGCTTCAAACGAAAGTATCTGCAGGGCAAGAGAGGTATAGAGAAGCCTCCGTTTGAGCTGCCGGAGTTCATCAAGAAGACGGGTATCCAGGAGATGAGGGAGGCCCTGCAGGAGAAG GAGGACGCCAAAACCATGAAAACCAAAATGAGGGAGAAGGTTCGTCCCAAGATGGGGAAGATCGACATTGACTACCAAAAGCTCCACGACGCCTTCTTCAAATGGCAAATTAAACCCAAACTCACTATCCACGGAGACCTTTACTACGAG ggaAAAGAGTTTGAAACTCGTCTGAAAGAGAAGAAGCCGGGGGACCTGTCTGACGAGCTGCGTATCGCTCTGGGCATGCCTGTCGGACCT AACGCCCACAAGGTGCCTCCTCCCTGGTTGATAGCCATGCAGAGGTACGGCCCCCCTCCCTCCTACCCCAATCTCAAGATCCCCGGACTCAACTCCCCGATCCCAGAG AACTGTACGTTTGGTTATCACGCCGGAGGCTGGGGGAAGCCGCCAGTAGACGAAATGGGCAAACCGCTTTACGGTGATGTGTTTGGAACAAATGCTGCAGACTTCCAG GCCAAAGcggaggaggaagaggtggaTCACGCACCGTGGGGAGAACTGGAGCCTTCAGATGAGGAGTcgtcagaggaagaggaggaggaggagagcgaCGAGGAGAAACCAGACGAAACTGGATTCTTCACACCAGCAGACAG tgggCTGATCACCCCTGGAGGCTTCTCATCGGTACCCGCCGGCATGGAGACCCCCGAGCTGATTGAGCTGAGGAAGAAGAAAATCGAGGAGGCCATGGATGG AAACGAGACGCCACAGCTATTCACAGTGCTCCCAGAGAGACGAACTGGCCCCATAGGAGCAGCCATGATGGCCTCGACACACATCTACGACGTGTCAGGG GCTATGGCAGGCCGTAAGGCAGGCGGAGGGCAGGAGTCCCAGGGCGTAGAGGTGGCCCTGGCTCCAGAGGAGCTGGAGCTGGACCCCATGGCCATGACGCAGAAGTACGAGGAGCACGTCAGAGAACAGCAGGCCCAGGTGGAGAAAGAGGACTTCAGCGACATGGTGGCTGAGCATGCTGCAAAACAGAAG
- the sf3b2 gene encoding splicing factor 3B subunit 2 isoform X1 codes for MASDGPPGTESLPSDLGSAIAALNTWSHPDLQSKLAELGAPTMGPREELMDRLKGYMIQTGILLSKPNDDKPMGSQMPGIPPMPPMPMPPMPPGIGMLQAMSMMPGGPPPPGIHMGMEPPGLPPPGLSQEDQLKMAQHRAAIVLQQEERAKQQGDSRVMDEQDILEQQKRAAVLLEQERHQEMVKMQQGPGPRGMPPVNAVRGMDPRGPLPPGVSMMPTQKQRVPPPPGEDNREMWQGEEVSVSGPKIPQALEKILQLKEIRQEQLTDPAEEEDDEGAEMDLNSSSAPVMSETEDDDSQISKKDKNRRRRNRKKKSKKKRALEKKELAEEQQKKESSDKDKDKEKEKDKDKEKDKDKEKDKEPEVEIEYITEEPEIYDPNYIFFKRIFEAFKLTDDVKKEKEKEPEKAEKQEAAVLRKKGFEDEKKDSDDSDEDMRPDVPKLSKKKLRRMNRLTVAELKQLVARPDVVEMHDVTAQEPKLLVHLKATRNTVPVPRHWCFKRKYLQGKRGIEKPPFELPEFIKKTGIQEMREALQEKEDAKTMKTKMREKVRPKMGKIDIDYQKLHDAFFKWQIKPKLTIHGDLYYEGKEFETRLKEKKPGDLSDELRIALGMPVGPNAHKVPPPWLIAMQRYGPPPSYPNLKIPGLNSPIPENCTFGYHAGGWGKPPVDEMGKPLYGDVFGTNAADFQAKAEEEEVDHAPWGELEPSDEESSEEEEEEESDEEKPDETGFFTPADSGLITPGGFSSVPAGMETPELIELRKKKIEEAMDGNETPQLFTVLPERRTGPIGAAMMASTHIYDVSGAMAGRKAGGGQESQGVEVALAPEELELDPMAMTQKYEEHVREQQAQVEKEDFSDMVAEHAAKQKQKKRKAQPQDTRGGAKKYKEFKF; via the exons ATGGCGTCCGACGGACCACCGGGCACCGAATCTCTCCCGTCCGATTTAGGCAGTGCGATTGCGGCATTGAACACATGGAGCCATCCGGACCTTCAGTCCAAGCTGGCGGAGTTGGGAGCGCCCACCATGG GTCCCAGAGAGGAGCTGATGGACCGACTGAAGGGCTACATGATTCAG ACTGGGATACTCCTCAGCAAACCTAATGATGACAAACCAATGGGCTCCCAG atGCCAGGCATCCCCCCCATGCCCCCGATGCCCATGCCACCCATGCCTCCTGGTATAGGCATGCTCCAGGCTATGAGCATGATGCCCGGAGGGCCCCCTCCACCCGGCATCCACATGGGCATGGAGCCCCCAGGTTTGCCCCCTCCCGGCCTATCGCAGGAGGATCAGCTGAAGATGGCCCAGCACAGAGCAGCCATAGTGTTACAGCAGGAGGAGAGAGCCAAGCAGCAG GGTGATTCCCGTGTCATGGATGAACAGGATATCCTGGAGCAGCAGAAAAGG GCTGCAGTGCTGCTGGAACAGGAGCGTCATCAGGAGATGGTTAAGATGCAGCAGGGTCCAGGGCCCAGAGGCATGCCTCCTGTCAACGCAGTGAGAG GTATGGATCCTCGTGGGCCGCTGCCTCCTGGTGTCAGTATGATGCCGACTCAGAAACAGAGAGTGCCACCTCCACCAGGAGAAGATAACCGAGAG ATGTGGCAGGGCGAGGAGGTAAGCGTCAGTGGGCCCAAGATCCCTCAAGCTCTGGAGAAGATCCTCCAGCTGAAGGAGATCAGACAGGAGCAGCTCACCGACCCCGCAG aagaagaagatgacgAGGGAGCAGAGATGGACCTGAACAGCTCCTCTGCACCAGTCATGTCTGAGACCGAAGACGATGACAGTCAGATATCTAAAAAAGAT AAAAACCGCAGACGCAGAAACCGCAAGAAGAAGAGCAAGAAGAAGCGCGCACTGGAGAAGAAGGAGCTGGCGGAGGAGCAGCAGAAGAAGGAGAGCAGCGACAAAGACAaggacaaagagaaagagaaggacaaagacaaagagaaggacaaagacaaagagaagGACAAGGAGCCAGAGGTGGAGATCGAGTATATCACAGAGGAGCCGGAGATCTACGACCCCAACTACATCTTCTTCAAGAGGATCTTTGAGGCGTTTAAG CTGACTGATGATgtgaagaaagagaaggagaaggagccCGAGAAGGCAGAGAAGCAGGAGGCAGCCGTGCTGCGGAAAAAGGGCTTTGAGGATGAGAAGAAAGACAGCGATGACAGCGATGAG GACATGAGACCAGATGTCCCTAAACTCTCAAAGAAGAAGCTGAGGAGGATGAACAGGCTCACTGTGGCCGAACTTAAACAG CTGGTTGCTCGTCCAGATGTAGTGGAGATGCATGATGTGACGGCTCAGGAGCCCAAGCTGCTGGTCCACCTAAAGGCCACCAGGAACACGGTGCCGGTGCCCCGCCACTGGTGCTTCAAACGAAAGTATCTGCAGGGCAAGAGAGGTATAGAGAAGCCTCCGTTTGAGCTGCCGGAGTTCATCAAGAAGACGGGTATCCAGGAGATGAGGGAGGCCCTGCAGGAGAAG GAGGACGCCAAAACCATGAAAACCAAAATGAGGGAGAAGGTTCGTCCCAAGATGGGGAAGATCGACATTGACTACCAAAAGCTCCACGACGCCTTCTTCAAATGGCAAATTAAACCCAAACTCACTATCCACGGAGACCTTTACTACGAG ggaAAAGAGTTTGAAACTCGTCTGAAAGAGAAGAAGCCGGGGGACCTGTCTGACGAGCTGCGTATCGCTCTGGGCATGCCTGTCGGACCT AACGCCCACAAGGTGCCTCCTCCCTGGTTGATAGCCATGCAGAGGTACGGCCCCCCTCCCTCCTACCCCAATCTCAAGATCCCCGGACTCAACTCCCCGATCCCAGAG AACTGTACGTTTGGTTATCACGCCGGAGGCTGGGGGAAGCCGCCAGTAGACGAAATGGGCAAACCGCTTTACGGTGATGTGTTTGGAACAAATGCTGCAGACTTCCAG GCCAAAGcggaggaggaagaggtggaTCACGCACCGTGGGGAGAACTGGAGCCTTCAGATGAGGAGTcgtcagaggaagaggaggaggaggagagcgaCGAGGAGAAACCAGACGAAACTGGATTCTTCACACCAGCAGACAG tgggCTGATCACCCCTGGAGGCTTCTCATCGGTACCCGCCGGCATGGAGACCCCCGAGCTGATTGAGCTGAGGAAGAAGAAAATCGAGGAGGCCATGGATGG AAACGAGACGCCACAGCTATTCACAGTGCTCCCAGAGAGACGAACTGGCCCCATAGGAGCAGCCATGATGGCCTCGACACACATCTACGACGTGTCAGGG GCTATGGCAGGCCGTAAGGCAGGCGGAGGGCAGGAGTCCCAGGGCGTAGAGGTGGCCCTGGCTCCAGAGGAGCTGGAGCTGGACCCCATGGCCATGACGCAGAAGTACGAGGAGCACGTCAGAGAACAGCAGGCCCAGGTGGAGAAAGAGGACTTCAGCGACATGGTGGCTGAGCATGCTGCAAAACAGAAG
- the sf3b2 gene encoding splicing factor 3B subunit 2 isoform X2, with protein sequence MASDGPPGTESLPSDLGSAIAALNTWSHPDLQSKLAELGAPTMGPREELMDRLKGYMIQTGILLSKPNDDKPMGSQMPGIPPMPPMPMPPMPPGIGMLQAMSMMPGGPPPPGIHMGMEPPGLPPPGLSQEDQLKMAQHRAAIVLQQEERAKQQGDSRVMDEQDILEQQKRAAVLLEQERHQEMVKMQQGPGPRGMPPVNAVRGMDPRGPLPPGVSMMPTQKQRVPPPPGEDNREMWQGEEVSVSGPKIPQALEKILQLKEIRQEQLTDPAEEDDEGAEMDLNSSSAPVMSETEDDDSQISKKDKNRRRRNRKKKSKKKRALEKKELAEEQQKKESSDKDKDKEKEKDKDKEKDKDKEKDKEPEVEIEYITEEPEIYDPNYIFFKRIFEAFKLTDDVKKEKEKEPEKAEKQEAAVLRKKGFEDEKKDSDDSDEDMRPDVPKLSKKKLRRMNRLTVAELKQLVARPDVVEMHDVTAQEPKLLVHLKATRNTVPVPRHWCFKRKYLQGKRGIEKPPFELPEFIKKTGIQEMREALQEKEDAKTMKTKMREKVRPKMGKIDIDYQKLHDAFFKWQIKPKLTIHGDLYYEGKEFETRLKEKKPGDLSDELRIALGMPVGPNAHKVPPPWLIAMQRYGPPPSYPNLKIPGLNSPIPENCTFGYHAGGWGKPPVDEMGKPLYGDVFGTNAADFQAKAEEEEVDHAPWGELEPSDEESSEEEEEEESDEEKPDETGFFTPADSGLITPGGFSSVPAGMETPELIELRKKKIEEAMDGNETPQLFTVLPERRTGPIGAAMMASTHIYDVSGAMAGRKAGGGQESQGVEVALAPEELELDPMAMTQKYEEHVREQQAQVEKEDFSDMVAEHAAKQKQKKRKAQPQDTRGGAKKYKEFKF encoded by the exons ATGGCGTCCGACGGACCACCGGGCACCGAATCTCTCCCGTCCGATTTAGGCAGTGCGATTGCGGCATTGAACACATGGAGCCATCCGGACCTTCAGTCCAAGCTGGCGGAGTTGGGAGCGCCCACCATGG GTCCCAGAGAGGAGCTGATGGACCGACTGAAGGGCTACATGATTCAG ACTGGGATACTCCTCAGCAAACCTAATGATGACAAACCAATGGGCTCCCAG atGCCAGGCATCCCCCCCATGCCCCCGATGCCCATGCCACCCATGCCTCCTGGTATAGGCATGCTCCAGGCTATGAGCATGATGCCCGGAGGGCCCCCTCCACCCGGCATCCACATGGGCATGGAGCCCCCAGGTTTGCCCCCTCCCGGCCTATCGCAGGAGGATCAGCTGAAGATGGCCCAGCACAGAGCAGCCATAGTGTTACAGCAGGAGGAGAGAGCCAAGCAGCAG GGTGATTCCCGTGTCATGGATGAACAGGATATCCTGGAGCAGCAGAAAAGG GCTGCAGTGCTGCTGGAACAGGAGCGTCATCAGGAGATGGTTAAGATGCAGCAGGGTCCAGGGCCCAGAGGCATGCCTCCTGTCAACGCAGTGAGAG GTATGGATCCTCGTGGGCCGCTGCCTCCTGGTGTCAGTATGATGCCGACTCAGAAACAGAGAGTGCCACCTCCACCAGGAGAAGATAACCGAGAG ATGTGGCAGGGCGAGGAGGTAAGCGTCAGTGGGCCCAAGATCCCTCAAGCTCTGGAGAAGATCCTCCAGCTGAAGGAGATCAGACAGGAGCAGCTCACCGACCCCGCAG aagaagatgacgAGGGAGCAGAGATGGACCTGAACAGCTCCTCTGCACCAGTCATGTCTGAGACCGAAGACGATGACAGTCAGATATCTAAAAAAGAT AAAAACCGCAGACGCAGAAACCGCAAGAAGAAGAGCAAGAAGAAGCGCGCACTGGAGAAGAAGGAGCTGGCGGAGGAGCAGCAGAAGAAGGAGAGCAGCGACAAAGACAaggacaaagagaaagagaaggacaaagacaaagagaaggacaaagacaaagagaagGACAAGGAGCCAGAGGTGGAGATCGAGTATATCACAGAGGAGCCGGAGATCTACGACCCCAACTACATCTTCTTCAAGAGGATCTTTGAGGCGTTTAAG CTGACTGATGATgtgaagaaagagaaggagaaggagccCGAGAAGGCAGAGAAGCAGGAGGCAGCCGTGCTGCGGAAAAAGGGCTTTGAGGATGAGAAGAAAGACAGCGATGACAGCGATGAG GACATGAGACCAGATGTCCCTAAACTCTCAAAGAAGAAGCTGAGGAGGATGAACAGGCTCACTGTGGCCGAACTTAAACAG CTGGTTGCTCGTCCAGATGTAGTGGAGATGCATGATGTGACGGCTCAGGAGCCCAAGCTGCTGGTCCACCTAAAGGCCACCAGGAACACGGTGCCGGTGCCCCGCCACTGGTGCTTCAAACGAAAGTATCTGCAGGGCAAGAGAGGTATAGAGAAGCCTCCGTTTGAGCTGCCGGAGTTCATCAAGAAGACGGGTATCCAGGAGATGAGGGAGGCCCTGCAGGAGAAG GAGGACGCCAAAACCATGAAAACCAAAATGAGGGAGAAGGTTCGTCCCAAGATGGGGAAGATCGACATTGACTACCAAAAGCTCCACGACGCCTTCTTCAAATGGCAAATTAAACCCAAACTCACTATCCACGGAGACCTTTACTACGAG ggaAAAGAGTTTGAAACTCGTCTGAAAGAGAAGAAGCCGGGGGACCTGTCTGACGAGCTGCGTATCGCTCTGGGCATGCCTGTCGGACCT AACGCCCACAAGGTGCCTCCTCCCTGGTTGATAGCCATGCAGAGGTACGGCCCCCCTCCCTCCTACCCCAATCTCAAGATCCCCGGACTCAACTCCCCGATCCCAGAG AACTGTACGTTTGGTTATCACGCCGGAGGCTGGGGGAAGCCGCCAGTAGACGAAATGGGCAAACCGCTTTACGGTGATGTGTTTGGAACAAATGCTGCAGACTTCCAG GCCAAAGcggaggaggaagaggtggaTCACGCACCGTGGGGAGAACTGGAGCCTTCAGATGAGGAGTcgtcagaggaagaggaggaggaggagagcgaCGAGGAGAAACCAGACGAAACTGGATTCTTCACACCAGCAGACAG tgggCTGATCACCCCTGGAGGCTTCTCATCGGTACCCGCCGGCATGGAGACCCCCGAGCTGATTGAGCTGAGGAAGAAGAAAATCGAGGAGGCCATGGATGG AAACGAGACGCCACAGCTATTCACAGTGCTCCCAGAGAGACGAACTGGCCCCATAGGAGCAGCCATGATGGCCTCGACACACATCTACGACGTGTCAGGG GCTATGGCAGGCCGTAAGGCAGGCGGAGGGCAGGAGTCCCAGGGCGTAGAGGTGGCCCTGGCTCCAGAGGAGCTGGAGCTGGACCCCATGGCCATGACGCAGAAGTACGAGGAGCACGTCAGAGAACAGCAGGCCCAGGTGGAGAAAGAGGACTTCAGCGACATGGTGGCTGAGCATGCTGCAAAACAGAAG